In a genomic window of Gammaproteobacteria bacterium:
- a CDS encoding DUF4399 domain-containing protein — translation MNKIIILFSLFFLAGNQAVLAASDGHEKHSDAMEKSVEVYIISPKNGATVASPVTVVFGLKGMGIAPAGIENEHTGHHHLLIDTGIPPSDKPIPSDANHHHFGKGQTETRLELTPGKHTLQLLIGNHSHMQHAKPIVSEKITITIE, via the coding sequence ATGAACAAAATAATTATACTATTCTCACTATTTTTTCTTGCTGGCAATCAAGCTGTTTTAGCCGCCTCCGATGGGCATGAGAAGCATAGTGATGCCATGGAAAAGAGCGTTGAAGTCTATATCATCTCACCAAAAAATGGTGCCACAGTTGCAAGCCCGGTGACAGTTGTATTTGGCCTTAAGGGAATGGGTATCGCACCTGCTGGTATCGAAAACGAGCATACCGGCCATCATCATTTGTTAATCGATACTGGCATACCACCATCCGATAAACCGATTCCCTCAGATGCTAATCACCATCATTTTGGCAAGGGACAAACTGAAACACGTCTTGAGCTGACGCCAGGTAAACATACACTACAGCTGCTTATCGGTAACCACTCGCATATGCAACACGCCAAGCCGATAGTATCTGAGAAAATCACTATTACCATAGAGTAA
- a CDS encoding uracil-DNA glycosylase: MSSFDVNCRDCPRLATFLDSVKEQYPDYHARPVAPFGVAKPQVLIVGLAPGMHGANATGRPFTGDYAGILLYKALHQYGFASAGESVSQDDGLKLIQCKITNAVKCLPPENKPKTDEIKQCNRFLKAELLALKKGSVVFTLGGIAHSAVLRALALKLKDYPFGHAVEYDLPSGHHLITSYHCSRYNTQTRRLTEVMFMQVLARVRTYIDA, from the coding sequence ATGAGTAGTTTTGATGTGAATTGCCGTGACTGTCCACGGTTAGCGACCTTTCTTGACAGCGTTAAAGAGCAGTACCCTGATTACCATGCACGTCCCGTTGCGCCATTTGGTGTGGCCAAGCCACAGGTGCTTATTGTCGGGCTTGCACCTGGCATGCACGGTGCCAATGCTACAGGCCGCCCGTTTACGGGTGACTATGCTGGTATATTGCTTTACAAGGCCTTGCACCAATATGGCTTTGCCAGCGCTGGCGAGTCAGTCTCGCAAGATGATGGCCTGAAGCTTATTCAGTGTAAAATTACTAATGCAGTCAAGTGTTTACCGCCTGAAAATAAACCAAAAACTGATGAAATAAAGCAATGTAATCGCTTTCTTAAAGCCGAACTATTGGCCTTAAAAAAAGGCTCAGTCGTCTTCACGCTCGGCGGTATTGCACACAGTGCTGTGTTGCGTGCCTTAGCGCTTAAACTCAAAGACTATCCTTTTGGCCACGCTGTCGAATACGATCTGCCCTCTGGTCACCATTTGATTACCTCTTACCATTGCAGCCGCTATAACACGCAAACGCGGCGTCTGACTGAAGTAATGTTTATGCAGGTGTTGGCTCGTGTTCGTACCTATATCGACGCCTGA
- the msrA gene encoding peptide-methionine (S)-S-oxide reductase MsrA: MRTSILAISAGLTVLVSIFFIFSATASETQQAEPAKLKTAIFAGGCFWCSESDFEKLDGVVSVVSGYTGGKENDPTYNQVAAGRTSHTEAVEVRYDPATISYSELVEYFWRTIDPTQANGQFCDKGKQYRSGIFYDGVNQQKIAEASLVKLNGNKPFSAPIVTEITAATTFYLAEEYHQDYYKRNSTRYKFYRWNCGRDNRIEELWGKTHG, from the coding sequence ATGAGAACATCCATATTAGCCATCTCTGCTGGGCTCACTGTACTGGTCAGTATTTTTTTTATTTTTTCCGCTACGGCATCAGAAACGCAGCAGGCTGAACCAGCCAAGCTCAAGACAGCTATCTTTGCTGGTGGTTGCTTTTGGTGTAGCGAATCTGACTTTGAGAAACTTGATGGCGTGGTATCAGTCGTTTCAGGTTATACCGGCGGCAAAGAAAATGATCCCACTTATAATCAAGTAGCGGCTGGCCGCACGAGTCATACCGAAGCTGTTGAGGTACGTTATGATCCAGCGACAATCAGCTATAGTGAATTAGTGGAATATTTTTGGCGAACGATTGACCCAACCCAGGCCAATGGTCAATTTTGTGATAAAGGTAAACAATACCGCAGTGGTATTTTCTATGACGGTGTCAATCAGCAAAAAATCGCTGAAGCGTCTTTAGTAAAATTGAATGGAAACAAACCGTTCTCCGCGCCTATTGTGACTGAGATTACTGCTGCTACAACGTTTTATCTTGCTGAGGAATACCATCAGGATTATTACAAACGTAATAGCACTCGTTATAAGTTCTATCGCTGGAATTGTGGCCGTGATAATCGTATTGAAGAACTTTGGGGTAAGACTCATGGCTAA